One Bacteroidota bacterium genomic window, AGCGAATGAGAGTTTGATTTGCTTCCTATTAAGAGGTCTGCCACAAACATATTTAGAATTGCAATTTTTTTCAGGGCAAGACCCCCTGAGGACATAACTAAGCTAAAAGAATTATATCAATTATTTCTGGATTCTGGTAAAGTTCATCACTATCATACACCGTTATTGCATAATTCTGATGGTCTTGATCTGTGAAAGTAACAATATGCAAGTATTCTCCAAATCCCTTTTTGGGTAGTTGCTCAATACCCCTGACAGCTTTCAAATCATTCGCCTTAATTAAATTGAGAATATTAGCATAGGACTCTTTTTCGAAATAAAGGTTCTTAATAGTTGTAAAATTTCGAATTTGTGTAATACCTAAATTATTTGATGGTATCAATTGTTTAATAACAATAACATCCCAGTTTGTTATCTCTTCCATGATTTTTTGTAGTTATAAGCTCTTTAATTCGGGTTGCCGCTAACTCAAAAATATGCGAAAGTTTTCGGCCTTTCAATAGAAAACAATTTTTTAAATCTTTCGCAAATACAACTAATGTGTTGTTCAATTCATCGAAACTTCCATCTCTCCATAATCCTTCACCACATTATAAAGCGTATCCCTTTCCACCGGCTGGCGTTTTACCTGTTTTATCAATGCTACCAGTTCTTCAGTAGTCATTGAAGGGGTTTGTTCTTCAGAACCGGCCATGCTGTAAATTTTTGTAGTGTCATCTATTGTGCCGTCTATATCATCTACCCCAAAAGATAAACTCAGTTGTGCATTCTGCCGGCCCAGCATCGGCCAGTAAGCTTTCAGGTGAGGGAAATTATCCATATAGATACGGGCAATGGCATAGAGTTTCATATCCGTTGATACACTGCACTCGGCTATATTGCTCATATCATTATCCTTATTGCGGAACTTAAGCGGAATAAAAGTGTTGAAGCCTCCTGTTCTATCCTGCAACTCTCTTAATCTTCTCATATGATCAACAAGGTGTACCGGTTTTTCAATATGACCATATAACATTGTTGCATTGCTATGCATGCCGAGCCTATGTGCAGCTTCATGTATGGCCAGCCATCCATCGGCATTTACTTTATCTGCACATATCTTTTCACGTATGGCTGCATCAAAGATCTCTGCGCCACCACCGGGTATAGAATCAAGCCCGGCATCTTTTAAATACTGCATGCCTTGCTCATTACTCATCTTTGCCTTGCGGAACATATAATCAAGCTCTACAGCCGTAAAACCTTTTATATGTAATTCAGGACGATGTTCTTTTATTTTGCGTAGCAACTCAGCAAAGAATTCCAAATTCATTTTCGGATGTACACCACCAACAATATGTACTTCAGTTACCGGCTGGCCATCATATTTTTTTACCATCTCCAGCATTTGTTGCTGGCTCAGTTCCCAACCTTCATCACGATGGGCATAGAGGCGGCTATAACTACAAAAATTGCAGGTGAATACACATACATTGGTTGGCTCAATATGAAAATTGCGGTTGAAGAAAGTTTTATCGCCATGGAATCGTTCTCTTACGCTATTAGCAAGACTGCCGACAAAACCAAGGCTTGCTTTTTCAAATAACAATAAACAATCCTCATCTGTTATTCTTTCGCTGCGAGATACTTTTTCTGCTATTTGTTTAAGGTCGGCATTGAGTGTTTCATTTTGAAGTACAGCATTTGTGAGATTGGACATGATCAATGATTAAGATAAACGATACTGCAAATTTAGTGCATATCGAATATGTATTGAAGATAAAAATCACTGCTTCAAAGAACTCTGCAAATGAATTTTGAACCACATAGACACATAGGACACAATAGAAAGGCAGCACATAGGAAATCTATGTGAAAACCTATGTTTCTATGTGGTTCAAAAAGCTCAAAAAAAACCCCGGCAAATGTGTCGGGGTTTTGAATTTTTATTTTTTTATTGTATCAGGTTTTAAAGTGTCCGGCTTACTGCCCGGATTAATATCGATGGTTTTAGAACCTTCTGTTGTATTATCCTTTTTCAGGTTGGGTGCATAGCGTTGTTCTATTGCTTCCAACACTTCCAGGTAAGCACTATTGATGAGGTTCTCTATTTCTAATAAACTCATACCTTCTGGTTTTGAGTCACGCATATAATCATAATAGGTCTTTTGCTGCTCCAGGTCTTTGCGCAATGCCTTTCTTACCTTCTCTGCTACTTCTGTTTTACCAGCTTTATAACATGCTTCAAGGTATTGCAAACCGGATTGGTTATGATTTCCAAAGCGACTAACCATACCATAAGGAAGATTTTGTTCATTGATTCCCTTCTCAACTTTATCGATCAGTTGTTGAGCCTGTTCTTTTTTGCCTGCATCAGCAAGATTACCTGCTGCTTCCGCATAGATCTCACGAATGTTCAATAAATGCCTGCGGTTCTCTTCGTCAAAATAAACACCGGCTTTACCTGCATTACCAAAACCATATTTGTCAAGTAATGTTTTACCGATCGAATCAAGATTATTATCTCTTATTTGTGTACCCAATCCTACGCGGTATTTATTACTTACTTCACGCATTTTAGATTCAGCCACCCAATTCTGCTGCGGATATTTATTCTGTACAGGTACAAGACGATAGGCAAGTCCATCTTTTCTCAGGTATTGGCCGAAACCAAGTTCACCAATCGGCGAGGTAAAATAGATCGGTCTTTTCCACTGGTTAGCGGCAATAATGTTTAGAATGATCAGGTCATTTCTCATTAATCCGCCTCTTGCCTTGTTCTCTGTTATTTCAAAAAAGATATCGCTCAGTACACTGTCACTTGCATTTACTGTTCCATTGCTTCTTACAAAATTAACATCTACAGGCACTTTAAATTTCCTTACAGGGAATGATTTGCGACCAACATCACGACCTGTTTTGGGATCAACATTTACCTGGCCAAGGAAATTCTTCATTGCATCATACAGATCAAAGTAAGCATCCTGTGGAACTTTTACTGAGTTAGGATCATAAAACATGTATTCCCTGTTATGACCTTCTATTTGTTCGGGTGTCCATATCACATCCACTGAATCAGCTTTGTTAACCTTATAACGAAGCTGGTTGATATACCAATCGATACCTAATAAACTATTATTGATAAGACGGATGTCCTTACGTACACCTTCCACTTCCTGTGCATACCAGAGAGGATAAGTATCATTATCACCAAATGAAAACAGGATAGCATTTGGTGCACAGCTTTCTAAATAATCTTTTGCCAGGTCCGGCGCAAGAACTTTTTCACTGCGGTCATGATCATCCCATTCCTGCTGTGCCATCAGTAATGGAGCAACAGCACAAATAGCAAGGGATGCAATATTTACTAGTTTATTATTCTGACCTCCGGATGAAACAGCCCTGAGTAAATAACTGATCGCAAAAACAGCGGCTGCAAAAATTACTGCGGCAATGATAGCTGTAATAAATGCTTCACCCATACCAGATGGCGGACAACTCATCAGCGTAATGAGGAATGTAAGCCCCGAACCAAATGCAAGTGTGTTTTGGAAAAGCTGTTTATTATCTTTTTCTTTTACCAGTTTTAAAAATCCGATCACAGCCAATCCTATCCATACCGCAAATGCATAGTAGGAACTTACATAAGCATAATCCCTTTCACGGGGTTGGTTACCGGGTTGATTCAAATAAATTACAACGCCGACACCTGTTATAATAAAGAGGAGGAAGTTTACAACCCAATCTTTGCGGTTGCTGAGGAAATGAACTACACATCCCAACACACCGAGTATAAATGGAATTAAGAAAAGTTTGTTGTTGGCTTTATTATTCTGTAGACTATCAGGGAGTTTACTTTGATCGCCAAGCCGGCTATTATCTAAAAGTGAAATACCACTTATCCAGTTACCGTCACGTTTATTTCCCATGCCTTGTACATCATTTTGCTTGCCGGCAAAATTCCACATGAAGTAACGCCAGTACATAAATCCATTCTGCCATTCAAAGAACCAGCGGACATTATCACCATAGCTTGGTGGTTGATAAGGCTGATCCTGGCTGTAATTTTTTTCGAGTCCCAACCAGTTGGCATAAAATTCTGCATGGTCCTGGTCATTACTGCCATCCCATATCCGGGGAAAGAGTTGCTTATCACTGCTTTCATATTTAGCTTCCCTGTTTCTTCCAATCGGGATATATTTATTTTTCCCTTTTACAAACTGCATTTCTTTTTCTTCCAGGTCTACATATCCGTCGCCGTCTTTGTCTTCACGTACCTGGCGGGCAGAATAATGCGGTCCATATAATAGTGGAGCTGAACCATATTGCTCACGGCCGAGATAATAAACAAGGTTAATTGGATTGTCAACATTGTTCATGTCGATTGCCGGGTTGGCCGAAGAACGGATCATAGCTGTGAAATACAGAAAATAGGCGACCATCATAAACGCATAGCACCACAAACTGAGTTTTACAATTTTCAATGCAGATGGTTTAATAAAATAACCAATTACCACACCGGCACCGATCAATAAGATCAATTTTGCAACCTGGCCTCCATCACTTCCAACACCGATTGCAAATGGCAAAAATGATAATGCGATAAACAAACCAAACCAGATCATTAATTTAGTCTGGTTAATATTTTTTTCTTTGAACTGGATTGCAATGTAAATAAGGGCAGCTATTGCAATAAAATAAAAAGCAAAACCTGAAAAGAAAGGCATGCCTGCAGTGTTCACGAAGAACACATCAAAAATACCTGCGGCTTTCATGGAGTATTGAATAACTCCAACCAGCACGATACCTGTTATAAGACAACCTATTACAAATGCAATGAAAGCACCTTTAGTAGTGACCTGGTAACGGCGGTAATAATAGATCATTACGATGGCAGGAATGGTCAGCAAGTTCAACAAGTGTACACCGATTGATAAGCCCATCATGAAAAATATAAATACGATCCAGCGGTCGGCATAAGCCCTTGCCTGTGCATCGTCACCGGCTTTTTCATCTGCATGTTCCCATTTCAACATAGCCCAAAACACTAATGCAGTGAAGAATGATGATAAGGCGTATACCTCACCTTCTACAGCGCTGAACCAGAAAGAATCGCTGAATGTATAAGCTAATGCGCCAACAATACCGGCAGCCATTACTGAAAAAAGTTGGTCACCATTCAGTTGTTCACCCACTTTTACAAACATCTTACGGGCAAAATGCGTAATGGTCCAGAACAGGAAGAGAATGGTGAATGCACTGGCCAATGCACTCATGAAGTTCACAGCGTTGGCAGCCGTTTGTCCATCATCTCCAAATAAAATGATAAAGAAACGACCGAGCAGCACAAACATAGGTGCTCCGGGTGGGTGGGGGAGCTGTACTTTAAAAGCACAGGCAACAAACTCACCGCAGTCCCACAAACTGCCTCTTGCTTCACGGGTGAGAAAATAAGTTAAGAAGGCAATGGCAAACACGGCCCAGCCGGTAATGTTATTAATTCTTTTAAAGCTCATAAAAGGTTGATTTGTCCCTGTTAAAATTGGGATTGGCAAAAATAGGGTTTCAGATGCAGATTGGCTATGCCGTCTATTGAGTTTTAATATAGTTTTTAGAGAGTTAGACCCGGGTGGATTGTTCTGAATCAAAGAAGCAAGCTGGCAATTTCCTGCCATGAGTTTACCCTTGTATGCCGGCCCGGATCTGTTAGCTTGTTATGTGGTTGAGTAAAAAGATAAGTAACTCCGTGGAAGTGATCAAGGTTTTTGAAATGGTCATCGATCATAATATCGGCGGCGATAATTGTTTTGGAGCCACAAAAAACCATTTGTTGCCATTTAATAAAGCTGAAATGTTCATTCAACCATTCCTGTTTTTCACCCAGGCTATTGGGAAATTCCATGGCAGCAGAAACAATGAAGAGTTCATAAACTTCGTTCAAACGGGCCAGTATTTCCTGGCTATCTTTTATGATGGGAGCGTTGCGGAAAAAACCTTTGGTAAAAACATACTCCCTCGTTTTAGGGAACGCTTCTTCTTCACTCAATCCTGCTATTTCTTCCAATGTTTTTCGTTGGCCAAAATCCCGTTCGTGGTTAATGATGAATTGTTGAAACACATCGGCCAGCACACCATCCATATCAACTGTAAGTCTTTTTTTCATATTTACTTCGGGAAAAATTTATTTAGTCTTCAAAGAATACACGTACAGTTTGATAGTATAATTGATTTTGAATAATGCCGCTTATCTGTTGTTTTTCAGAAAAACCTTTGAGCCCGAAAAGCCCGGCAGCATTTCCTTTATTGATGGCGATCTCGAGATAACCTGCACTATTGAACAA contains:
- the mqnE gene encoding aminofutalosine synthase MqnE — translated: MSNLTNAVLQNETLNADLKQIAEKVSRSERITDEDCLLLFEKASLGFVGSLANSVRERFHGDKTFFNRNFHIEPTNVCVFTCNFCSYSRLYAHRDEGWELSQQQMLEMVKKYDGQPVTEVHIVGGVHPKMNLEFFAELLRKIKEHRPELHIKGFTAVELDYMFRKAKMSNEQGMQYLKDAGLDSIPGGGAEIFDAAIREKICADKVNADGWLAIHEAAHRLGMHSNATMLYGHIEKPVHLVDHMRRLRELQDRTGGFNTFIPLKFRNKDNDMSNIAECSVSTDMKLYAIARIYMDNFPHLKAYWPMLGRQNAQLSLSFGVDDIDGTIDDTTKIYSMAGSEEQTPSMTTEELVALIKQVKRQPVERDTLYNVVKDYGEMEVSMN
- a CDS encoding DUF2723 domain-containing protein, with product MSFKRINNITGWAVFAIAFLTYFLTREARGSLWDCGEFVACAFKVQLPHPPGAPMFVLLGRFFIILFGDDGQTAANAVNFMSALASAFTILFLFWTITHFARKMFVKVGEQLNGDQLFSVMAAGIVGALAYTFSDSFWFSAVEGEVYALSSFFTALVFWAMLKWEHADEKAGDDAQARAYADRWIVFIFFMMGLSIGVHLLNLLTIPAIVMIYYYRRYQVTTKGAFIAFVIGCLITGIVLVGVIQYSMKAAGIFDVFFVNTAGMPFFSGFAFYFIAIAALIYIAIQFKEKNINQTKLMIWFGLFIALSFLPFAIGVGSDGGQVAKLILLIGAGVVIGYFIKPSALKIVKLSLWCYAFMMVAYFLYFTAMIRSSANPAIDMNNVDNPINLVYYLGREQYGSAPLLYGPHYSARQVREDKDGDGYVDLEEKEMQFVKGKNKYIPIGRNREAKYESSDKQLFPRIWDGSNDQDHAEFYANWLGLEKNYSQDQPYQPPSYGDNVRWFFEWQNGFMYWRYFMWNFAGKQNDVQGMGNKRDGNWISGISLLDNSRLGDQSKLPDSLQNNKANNKLFLIPFILGVLGCVVHFLSNRKDWVVNFLLFIITGVGVVIYLNQPGNQPRERDYAYVSSYYAFAVWIGLAVIGFLKLVKEKDNKQLFQNTLAFGSGLTFLITLMSCPPSGMGEAFITAIIAAVIFAAAVFAISYLLRAVSSGGQNNKLVNIASLAICAVAPLLMAQQEWDDHDRSEKVLAPDLAKDYLESCAPNAILFSFGDNDTYPLWYAQEVEGVRKDIRLINNSLLGIDWYINQLRYKVNKADSVDVIWTPEQIEGHNREYMFYDPNSVKVPQDAYFDLYDAMKNFLGQVNVDPKTGRDVGRKSFPVRKFKVPVDVNFVRSNGTVNASDSVLSDIFFEITENKARGGLMRNDLIILNIIAANQWKRPIYFTSPIGELGFGQYLRKDGLAYRLVPVQNKYPQQNWVAESKMREVSNKYRVGLGTQIRDNNLDSIGKTLLDKYGFGNAGKAGVYFDEENRRHLLNIREIYAEAAGNLADAGKKEQAQQLIDKVEKGINEQNLPYGMVSRFGNHNQSGLQYLEACYKAGKTEVAEKVRKALRKDLEQQKTYYDYMRDSKPEGMSLLEIENLINSAYLEVLEAIEQRYAPNLKKDNTTEGSKTIDINPGSKPDTLKPDTIKK
- a CDS encoding 5'(3')-deoxyribonucleotidase; the protein is MKKRLTVDMDGVLADVFQQFIINHERDFGQRKTLEEIAGLSEEEAFPKTREYVFTKGFFRNAPIIKDSQEILARLNEVYELFIVSAAMEFPNSLGEKQEWLNEHFSFIKWQQMVFCGSKTIIAADIMIDDHFKNLDHFHGVTYLFTQPHNKLTDPGRHTRVNSWQEIASLLL